The proteins below are encoded in one region of Synechococcales cyanobacterium T60_A2020_003:
- a CDS encoding CAP domain-containing protein, giving the protein MSFKSMASKQKINLGTIEDGKLNYQGVLEDRDKSHLLKFKLANRSSHNFQLRNLEKDADLKLLSRRGNVLYKSQQPGIAKESISETLKQGTYYIKVHLNEKGASSYTLTASSTGSQERQQSVVNYVPGDGISAEEMKLYKLVNRYRVSQGVPKISLSKALSTVANRHVLDLNANIGFATHSWSDAPYSSTHPEASWEAPQRLGTGYPGYGYENIFGVRGYTATAKDAFKKWKASEIHNDTMLTQGRWKGMKFKAIGVGIYRGFAALWFGEQVDPTGKPSREA; this is encoded by the coding sequence ATGTCATTCAAATCGATGGCTTCTAAGCAAAAAATAAATCTCGGAACAATTGAAGATGGAAAGCTAAATTATCAGGGAGTATTAGAAGATCGGGACAAATCTCATCTCCTTAAATTTAAATTGGCAAACCGAAGTAGTCACAACTTTCAGCTCCGGAATCTTGAAAAGGACGCTGATTTAAAGCTGCTGAGTCGTCGAGGTAATGTGCTGTATAAGTCGCAGCAGCCTGGTATAGCGAAGGAATCTATTTCCGAAACCCTGAAGCAAGGAACCTACTACATCAAGGTTCATCTGAATGAAAAGGGAGCATCATCCTATACGCTGACAGCATCTTCAACAGGTAGCCAAGAACGACAGCAGTCTGTTGTGAACTATGTACCTGGAGATGGTATAAGCGCAGAAGAGATGAAATTGTACAAACTGGTTAATCGTTATCGTGTCAGCCAAGGAGTGCCGAAAATTTCACTATCGAAAGCATTGTCTACCGTTGCGAACCGCCACGTTCTTGATTTGAATGCAAATATTGGCTTTGCGACCCATAGTTGGAGTGATGCACCCTATTCATCTACCCATCCTGAGGCCAGTTGGGAAGCTCCTCAGCGATTGGGTACAGGTTATCCTGGCTATGGGTATGAAAATATCTTTGGTGTACGCGGGTATACGGCAACCGCTAAAGATGCCTTCAAGAAATGGAAAGCTAGTGAGATCCACAACGATACAATGCTGACTCAAGGTCGTTGGAAGGGCATGAAATTCAAAGCGATTGGAGTTGGGATTTATAGGGGATTTGCAGCTCTTTGGTTTGGAGAGCAAGTTGATCCAACGGGTAAGCCTAGCAGAGAAGCGTAA